In Vanessa cardui chromosome 28, ilVanCard2.1, whole genome shotgun sequence, one genomic interval encodes:
- the LOC124541535 gene encoding selenoprotein S-like — MDPIMEEDQGWAMYNPFTLVFQLLANYGWYMLGATGASIYLIHKLKPKYESWKQAREDAEYHKDPDKALSRMEAIQRARERQQQMLEAASLRALEQQKEREEKKRQEALERLEKYGSKGGDRLGAVDEDYLPLSGGASTSSYRPPKRSACSRGGCGR, encoded by the exons ATGGACCCAATAATGGAAGAGGATCAAGGGTGGGCGATGTACAATCCATTTACACTCG TTTTTCAATTGCTTGCAAACTATGGCTGGTACATGCTGGGAGCGACAGGTGCTTCCATCTATTTGATTCATAAACTTAAACCAAAGTACGAGAGTTGGAAGCAAGCAAGGGAAGATGCCGAGTACCACAAAG ATCCAGATAAGGCTCTGTCTCGCATGGAGGCTATACAGCGCGCCCGTGAGCGACAGCAGCAGATGCTGGAGGCAGCCTCCCTGCGGGCGCTGGAGCAACAGAAAGag CGTGAAGAGAAGAAGCGCCAGGAGGCGCTTGAGCGGCTGGAGAAGTACGGCTCCAAGGGCGGCGACCGGCTCGGAGCAGTGGACGAGG ATTACTTGCCGCTGAGTGGAGGAGCCTCCACGTCCTCCTACCGACCCCCCAAACGATCCGCCTGCTCCCGGGGGGGCTGCGGACGATAG